GCATGATAAGTAGCTCTTTCAGCTCCATTTTCATATTTCCAATCTTTAAATTCATATCCATAATATCCATATACAGTTAATGAATCTGATACTTTATATGATGGTTTTAAGTATAATCTCATTGTTCCAGCTTCTAAATGTCTGTATGCTGGTGTTGTTCCATTTGTATTATCTTTATAATCATAATCAGATGCTAACCAGAATCTACCTTCAAAGTTTAAAGCAAATTTTTCTCCAGTATATAGTGGATAATATGCTCTTAATTGATGTTCAATGTAGCTTTCGTCTTGTCCTGCAGCTATATCTCCAACATTATTCTTATAATTTACAAAATATCCAAGTTTTAAATCTCCAAATTTAACTCCTACTGGGAAGAACTCTGAGTTAATATTATCAGTTGCTCCAACTGTTCCATTATTTGATTCATACCATACATCTCCTGATGACCAGAACCAATTATTTGAATAATCCCATCTTACATAATGTCTATCATAATTTTTTTGTCCTCTATATCTATATCCTAATTTTAAATCATCAGTTACTTTTTTCCATACATCTATTTGTAATCTAGAGTTTGTACTATCTAATCCATCATCACCATCATATGACCAGAATTTTCCTCCAGTTACACCAAATGACCAATCTCCATATGATAATCCAACAGAGTTAGCAAAGAATATGCTATCTACATCTGCTCCACCATCACTATTTTCTATTTCAATTTCTTGTCCTACACTTGTTACTTTTAATACTGGTGCTTCAGCAAAAGCTGCTGCTGATACTATTCCCATTGCTGCTAATAATAATGCTAATCTTTTCATAATTTTATCCTCCCAATTTTTTCTAAAAATTTCCCTGTGATTATTTGATGTCTCCCAAATCATCTTTTCATCACAAATTCATCATAAACTATTTTTTAAAAAAAATCAAGTGTTTTTTTTATTTTTTTTAGTTCTATTTTAGACTTAACGTTTCATTATAGTATATAAATATTTGAAAACCCTTGTATTTACTAGGTTATATTTTTTATAAAAAAAAGAGAGTTTAAATTTAAACTCTCTTCATATCAAATTATATTCTCTATTCAAATTAGAATGTATATGTCCATCCAAGTCCAATATCTTGATAATTTTCTTTTGCTTTTCCATCGTAATTTTTTCTAGTATCTTTTTCTTTATAATCAAAATCTCTCCATTCATATGCATAATATCCATATACAGTTAATGAATCTGATACTTTATATGATGGTCTTAAATAAATTCTTGTTCTTCCAAAATCATCATATTTTCTATATCCTTCATTAGCAGTATATTTTCCATCTTCATTCCAATCTTGGCTTTCTGCTATTGTAAATCTACCTTCAAGATTTAAATTAAATTTTTCTCCTTTATATAGAGGTGCATATAATCTAATTTGATGTTCCATCTCAGATTCATAATGAGTATCAGTTTTTTCAGTATCTCCTAAAGCTCCATAATATTGGAAATAATATCCAACTTTTATATCTCCAAATTTTAATCCAATAGGAAGTGTTTCAGCTTTTATATAATCTGGTGTGTTATCTCCCTTTTTCTCATCATCATTATTTGCTTCATACCATACATCTCCCCAAGAGAAGAACATATTATTACTTCCTGAATAATCCCATCTTGCATAATATCTGTCATAATTATCTTGAAGTCTGAATCTAACTCCTAATTTCAAATCTTCATTGATATTTTTCCAAACATCCATTTGTAATCTTGCATCATCACTATGAGCTCCATCTCCATCTAAATCTACTGACCATTGTTTTCCAGCTTGGATTCCAAATGTCCAATCTCCATATTTTAACCCTACATTGTTAAATAGCCATACGTCATCAAATGTTTGATTTCCATTTTCATTTTCTATTTCAATTTCTTGTCCTACACTTGTTACTTCTAATTTAGGTGTTTCTGCCATTGCTCCTACTGATACTATTCCCATTGCTGCTAATAATAACGCTAATCTTTTCATGATTTTCCCTCCATAATCTTTTCACAATTTTTTCATAGCCTCCCAGCTGTCCAAATTTTATGTTATAAATGTGAAGATAAAGTATGTTTTATTTGAATATTTTTAAAATAAAAAAACTTATAAAAATCACATTTTATTCACAAATACTTTATTAATACTTATTTTATCTAACCTTTTATTTTCTACTATTCCATTTATATTTTTTAAAAAATTATGTTCGATAAAAAAAAATAATGTTGACTTATTAACATAAATGTTGTATCATCATATCAAGATATTTAATGTTCACGAGTACAAATTTATGAATAACTTTGGAGGTTTATCATGAAAAAAATTTTATTTGCTGCAATCGTTTCATCATTAATCTTAGCTGGATGTTCATCAACTAACGTTGTAAAACAACCTAATGTTGATAGAAAAATTACTTGGGAAACTGCTGGACATCTTCCTGCACAAAAAGGATATGAAAAAAATATAGGAACTGCTGGTGTTCTTTATGGATCTTTAGAAGGAAAATATGTAGTAGTTGGTGGAGGAGCTAACTTCCCTATTAAACCTACTGCTGAAGGAGGACCAAAAGTTCTTTATTCTGATGTATATGTTTTAACTGAAAATAATGGACAACTTGAAGTTGTAGAACATACAAATTTACCTCATGAAATAGGATATGGAGCTTCTGTAACTACTGATAAAGGAATTTATTACATAGGAGGAGCTGCTCAAGCTGAAAATGACAATGACATTTGGTTCCTATCTATGAAAGATGGAAAATTAAATTTTGAAAAAGTAGGAGATTTACCTTTCACATTCCAAAATGGTGGAGCTGTTGAAAAAGATGGTAAACTATATGTTCATACTGGAAAACAAGCTGGACAAGCTTCTAATAAATTCTATTCTTATGATTTAGCTACTCAAGAAGTTGTAGAATTAGCACCAGTTCCAGGAGAAACTAGAACTCAAGCTGTTTCACAACTTTTAAATGGAGAATTATATGTATTTAGTGGAGGAAACTCTAAAGCTTTTGTAGATGGATATAAATATAATTTTGATACAAATACTTGGACAGAAGTAGCTCCAGTTGTTGTAAATGGTAAAGAAGTTTCTTTATTAGGTGCTAACTCTGTTAAATTAAACGAAAGTGAAATGATGGTAATTGGTGGATTTGAAAAACAATTATGGAATGACGCTAACTACTATTTAGGAAATTTAAAAGGTGATGAATTAGCTGCTTATAAAGCTAAATATTTTGGAGCTGATCCTGCTGAGTTTGGATGGAATAGAGAAATTTTAGTATATAACGCTGAAACTAACTCTTGGAAAACTATAGGTGAAATCCCATTTGATGCTCCTTGTGGAGAAGGATTAGTACTTTTAGGAAATAAAGTATTCTCTATAAATGGAGAAATCAAACCAGGTGTTAGAACTGATAGAATGTATACTGGTACTATAATCAAAAAATAAGTTCTCCTAGTATTTTTAAATCTTTCCTTTATAGGGCTATTGTGACTTAAAGTTGCAATAGCCTTTTTTTATTAAATAAAGAAAAATAAAATAGGAAGAATTGAATTACCAATTCTTCCTATTAGGGAGAGATTTTTATGTTAATGTTATTATTAGCGTTTTCCCTCTTGGGAGAGAGGGAAGTTTTGGGGAAAGTTTATGAAAAAATTATCATTATTATTATTTATATTATTTAGACTTTCTTTTCTTTTAAAAAGTTTAAATATTTTTTATTTTTTTTGAGTTTTTTATTTTTAAAACTCTCTTATTTTTTATTACATCTTTTAGACTCTAATTAGTTATAAAAAGTTTAAATATTTTTATAAAGCATTTTCTAAAATAAATTCATTATAACTCTCTAATAAAGTAATTATCTTTAAATATAACTCTGGGTAAATTGTTTTTAAGTCTGAAATTTCTTTATAGAGCATGCTTTGATGTATCGTTGTTTGTTTATGTACTCTCACATAGCAATTCGCTGTTAAATTTAAACTGGGATACATTATTATGTCTACTTCCACATCATAATCTTTATCTAAATTTTTTCTATTTGTCACTCTTGAAATTGGTAAAACTGTATAATCATTATTTCTTGGACCACTAATAACAAGCTGGTCTTACTTTAAATTTAGTTGTTTGAGATAAAATATCATAATAAGGAGTAGATATTGTATATATTTTTCCTATCATTCTAAATCACACTCTTCAAACTCATCATAATACATATCATATAAATGATCATATGGTCTTATCTTTTTTGCATCTTCTAATATGTCTTCTTTTCTTATAATAATACTTCCGTTTTCATCTTTTTTTAATCCCTCTCTAGACTTTAGCCAAGATAATTCTCTATGTGTTATATCACTAAGTTCCCAACTATTTAATTTCCCATATCCTAAAACCACATTTTTTACTATATATGCTGCTTCTGGAGAAATATCAAAGGTTTCATCATACATTCCAATCCCTTTTATAAAAGAACTTCTTACTAGTCTACTTACTGGACCAAATTTCCATCCTTCAAGTTCTTCAATAAAGAGAGGTTTTCCTAAAAGTGCATATGATTCTCTTTGAGAAAAATATAGAAGTTTATGTAATTTCATTTCATCAATTTCTGAATCTTCATACTTTAAAGATTTCTTTAATTCATCATAAATAAATTGTGCAACATTCAATATTTTTTCCATATTCATAACCTCCTATCTTTAATTTAATATTAACATATTTTTTTTTAAAAAGATATAAAAAAAACTTCAATTTATACACACAGTAAAAATTAAAGTTAACTTTAAAATTATTTTTATTTTATTGGTGCGAAGAGAGAGACTTGAACTCTCACGTCTGGGACACTAGATCCTAAGTCTAGCGCGTCTGCCAATTCCGCCATCCTCGCACTATTAAAAAAAATGGTGCCGCTTATCGGAGTCGAACCAATCACCTACTGATTACAAGTCAGTTGCTCTACCAGATGAGCTAAAGCGGCATTAAAATATGGCGGGAGTGACGAGGGTCGAACTCGCGACCTCATGCGTGACAGGCATGCGCTCTAACCAACTGAGCTACACCCCCATAGATGGTGGTCTCAACAGGACTTGAACCTGTGACCCCCTGCTTGTAAGGCAGGTGCTCTCCCAACTGAGCTATGAGACCTTAGTGGTACCCCGTAGGGGAATCGAACCCCTGTTTCCAGAGTGAAAATCTGATGTCCTTACCACTGAACGAACGGGGCATCTTAAATATGGTGCGTCATACAGGACTTGAACCTGTGACCGCCTGATTAAGAGTCAGATGCTCTACCAACTGAGCTAATGGCGCATCTGTCTGGAGCGGGAAACGAGGGTCGAACTCGCGACATTCAGCTTGGAAGGCTGACGCTCTACCAACTGAGCTATTCCCGCGGACAAGATTAATAATACCATATTATATATTTTTTGTCAAACATTTTTTTATATTTTTTTTAAAAATTTTTATATTTTTTTGAAAATCCTTGATTTTTAAGACTTTCTTTAATATAAATTATTTTTTTATTATAAACTTATCTTTTAAAATGCTCTTTATACAATAAACAAATTTTAATTTATTATTCATATATAAAGGAATTATATATTGTTTTTTATCTAAAGTTATTATATCTAATAGTGGCTCTAAATTTTTCCCTACTCTTCCCTCTTTTAAAGTACAGCTCTCTATCTCATCTAAATTTAAAGTAACATTGATAAAAAACATTTTTCTATTTTTTATATCTATTTTAATTTTATATGAAAATACTGTTTTAAGCTGTTTAAATCCAATATAAAGGAAAATTGCACCAAAACCTATCCTAACTATGCTTTCATCAAACTTAGCCATGTATATTTGAAATAAAGCGATTAGAAGAAGAGGTATTCCCACTCCTAAACCTACAACTAATTTTTTACCTTCAGCTGAAAATTTTTCTACATCTTGTAAATTATAATTAGTACTCTCTAATTTTTTTAAAAAATCATCATAAAATATCATAAGTTTCTCCCTTTTTCTAATATAAAAGGAGAAAGTTTTACTTTTAATCAAAATTTTCTCCCTTTTCTCATTTTTTATTTAAATTTTAAATTTAATTATTTTACTAGATGACTAATTTTTTCATCTTTGTAATCTAAGTTATGTACAGAATTAATATATCTTATTGTTTTACTTTTTCCTCTTACTACTAGAGTTTGTGTTCTTGCTATATTTCCTTTTCTTTTTATTCCTTCTAGTAAATCTCCACTTGTAATTCCTGTTGCTGAGAATATTACTTCATCATCTTTTACAAGATCATCTAATTTTAAAACATCTCCAACTCTTAACCCCATCTTTTCACATCTGCTCTTTTCAAAGTTAGAAATCTTATCATTTTCTAAAGTAACACCTTTAACTTCACTTCTAAGCTTTAATCTAGCTTGCATATCTCCACCTAAAGCTCTGATTACAGCAGCTGATATTACTCCTTCTGGAGCTCCTCCAATTCCGTATAAAATATCTACATCAGAATCTACTATACATGTTAATATTGATCCAGCAACGTCTCCATCTGGTAAAGCATATACTTTTATTCCTAAATTTTGTAAATCTTTTATAATTTGTGTATGTCTAGGTTTATCTAAAACTACAACCATCATATCTTTTAACTCTTTATTTAGAGCTTTTGCCACATTGTGGATATTTTCTATAAGTGGTTTATTTAAATCAATTACCCCTTTTGCTTCTGGTCCTACTATTAATTTTTCCATATACATATCTGGAGCTTTTAAGAAGCTTCCTTTATTTCCTACTGCTAGAACTGTAATGGCATTTGCTTGTCCTTGAGCTGTCATTCTTGTTCCTTCTACAGGGTCAACAGCTATATCTACTGGAGAACATCCGTCTAAAGTTTCTCCCTCTTCTATCTCTGCTTCTTTTTGATTAGCTCTTCCTACTTTTTCACCAATGTAAAGCATAGGAGCTTCGTCAATTTCTCCCTCTC
Above is a genomic segment from uncultured Fusobacterium sp. containing:
- the glpX gene encoding class II fructose-bisphosphatase; its protein translation is MKRELALEFARVTEAAALAAHKWVGRGDKEAADQAAVDAMRTMLNRISIDGEIVIGEGEIDEAPMLYIGEKVGRANQKEAEIEEGETLDGCSPVDIAVDPVEGTRMTAQGQANAITVLAVGNKGSFLKAPDMYMEKLIVGPEAKGVIDLNKPLIENIHNVAKALNKELKDMMVVVLDKPRHTQIIKDLQNLGIKVYALPDGDVAGSILTCIVDSDVDILYGIGGAPEGVISAAVIRALGGDMQARLKLRSEVKGVTLENDKISNFEKSRCEKMGLRVGDVLKLDDLVKDDEVIFSATGITSGDLLEGIKRKGNIARTQTLVVRGKSKTIRYINSVHNLDYKDEKISHLVK
- a CDS encoding type II toxin-antitoxin system antitoxin SocA domain-containing protein; amino-acid sequence: MEKILNVAQFIYDELKKSLKYEDSEIDEMKLHKLLYFSQRESYALLGKPLFIEELEGWKFGPVSRLVRSSFIKGIGMYDETFDISPEAAYIVKNVVLGYGKLNSWELSDITHRELSWLKSREGLKKDENGSIIIRKEDILEDAKKIRPYDHLYDMYYDEFEECDLE
- a CDS encoding cyclically-permuted mutarotase family protein; amino-acid sequence: MKKILFAAIVSSLILAGCSSTNVVKQPNVDRKITWETAGHLPAQKGYEKNIGTAGVLYGSLEGKYVVVGGGANFPIKPTAEGGPKVLYSDVYVLTENNGQLEVVEHTNLPHEIGYGASVTTDKGIYYIGGAAQAENDNDIWFLSMKDGKLNFEKVGDLPFTFQNGGAVEKDGKLYVHTGKQAGQASNKFYSYDLATQEVVELAPVPGETRTQAVSQLLNGELYVFSGGNSKAFVDGYKYNFDTNTWTEVAPVVVNGKEVSLLGANSVKLNESEMMVIGGFEKQLWNDANYYLGNLKGDELAAYKAKYFGADPAEFGWNREILVYNAETNSWKTIGEIPFDAPCGEGLVLLGNKVFSINGEIKPGVRTDRMYTGTIIKK